From the Desulfovibrio sp. JC010 genome, one window contains:
- the flgG gene encoding flagellar basal-body rod protein FlgG — protein MMRSLWTAATGMVAQQTHIDVLSNNLANVNTQGFKKSRVEFEDLMYQTMRIAGSETEGGNRLPTGMQIGMGVKEVSIHKFFSQGSFESTGNPLDVAIEGNGFFLIDRNGEDAYTRAGAFKLDSDGRLVTSNGYPLQPEFTVPAEAVNVVVSEDGHIAALDKNGTELSSADITIYDFINEAGLNAVGKNLYVETEASGAAIQGTPGEDNFGTLAQGYLEGSNVELVDEMVGLIVGQRAYETNSKAITTSDSMLQTAINVKR, from the coding sequence ATGATGCGTTCACTCTGGACCGCGGCCACAGGGATGGTTGCCCAGCAGACTCACATCGATGTTCTTTCCAACAACCTTGCCAACGTGAACACTCAGGGGTTCAAAAAAAGCAGGGTCGAATTTGAAGACCTCATGTACCAGACCATGAGAATTGCCGGTTCTGAAACCGAAGGCGGCAACAGGCTGCCCACAGGTATGCAGATCGGTATGGGTGTAAAAGAGGTCAGCATTCACAAATTCTTTAGTCAGGGATCTTTTGAAAGCACCGGGAACCCGCTGGATGTCGCTATCGAAGGTAACGGGTTCTTTCTCATAGACCGTAACGGTGAAGACGCCTACACCCGTGCCGGGGCTTTCAAGCTCGACAGTGACGGGCGTCTGGTAACCTCTAACGGCTATCCCTTGCAGCCTGAATTCACTGTTCCTGCGGAAGCGGTGAACGTGGTTGTCTCTGAAGACGGACACATTGCAGCCCTTGACAAGAATGGAACCGAGCTTTCCAGTGCGGACATTACCATTTACGACTTCATCAACGAAGCCGGTCTGAACGCAGTTGGTAAGAACCTCTACGTTGAAACCGAAGCTTCCGGTGCAGCCATTCAGGGTACACCGGGTGAAGATAACTTCGGTACCCTTGCACAGGGTTACCTTGAAGGCTCCAACGTCGAACTGGTTGACGAAATGGTCGGACTCATCGTCGGGCAGAGGGCTTACGAGACCAACTCCAAAGCCATCACCACTTCCGACTCCATGCTCCAGACCGCTATTAACGTTAAGAGATAA
- the flgF gene encoding flagellar basal-body rod protein FlgF: MRSSIFSALFGAMSNEHRIDISANNLANVNTTGYKRDNCAFQDTFVRFAHDYVADAKPYLRDKDLLPEAKIMARPRLSEEVIDMSQGSFQKTGNPLDLAIRGDGFFKVQKDGGQYLTRNGVFTLSPEGTLITEQGYPVMANGGEVNLPPRSTVTVDGEGVIYADGQEVGRLDFVQPADTRALKKDGENLFINEGGEIPAEGEIAQGYIEKSNVQVVNEMVSMIECQRTFEMYQKMITTTDTLDQKVIEKVGRTM, translated from the coding sequence ATGCGATCCAGTATTTTCAGTGCCCTCTTCGGGGCCATGTCCAACGAACACCGGATTGATATCAGCGCCAATAATTTGGCGAACGTCAATACTACCGGCTACAAACGTGACAACTGCGCGTTTCAGGACACGTTTGTAAGATTCGCCCACGACTATGTGGCCGATGCCAAACCCTATCTCAGGGACAAGGATCTGCTCCCCGAAGCAAAAATCATGGCCCGTCCCAGACTTTCCGAAGAAGTTATCGACATGTCGCAGGGGTCTTTCCAGAAAACCGGAAACCCTCTTGATCTTGCTATCCGCGGTGACGGATTTTTCAAAGTCCAGAAGGACGGCGGACAGTACCTCACCAGAAACGGTGTGTTCACACTTTCTCCTGAAGGGACCCTTATTACCGAACAGGGCTATCCGGTCATGGCCAATGGCGGAGAGGTGAACCTTCCGCCCCGATCCACCGTAACCGTTGACGGCGAAGGCGTCATTTACGCCGACGGTCAGGAAGTGGGCCGGCTGGATTTTGTGCAGCCCGCAGATACCCGGGCCCTCAAAAAAGACGGTGAGAACCTTTTCATCAATGAAGGCGGGGAAATTCCCGCAGAAGGCGAAATCGCGCAGGGCTACATTGAAAAGTCCAACGTGCAGGTCGTCAATGAAATGGTTTCCATGATCGAATGTCAGCGCACTTTTGAAATGTACCAGAAAATGATTACCACCACCGACACGCTTGACCAGAAGGTCATTGAGAAGGTCGGTCGTACTATGTAA
- the rimP gene encoding ribosome maturation factor RimP, translated as MEQGSLAKKVSQFVEPSIESMGLTLWGVEVTSANRPAVIIYIDSEKGVSIDQCAEVSRDIGLMLEVEEIIDSAYVLEVSSPGLERKFFTPEQMSAYIGKKVDVALVFSIEGRKKFKGLLQETDEEGLLLKLEDQEDPIKIEWDRIKKAKLIHEFK; from the coding sequence GTGGAACAGGGCTCATTAGCCAAAAAAGTAAGCCAGTTCGTGGAGCCGTCCATTGAATCAATGGGGCTGACCCTCTGGGGTGTGGAAGTCACTTCCGCAAATCGCCCTGCTGTCATCATTTATATTGACAGTGAAAAAGGCGTAAGCATCGACCAGTGCGCAGAAGTAAGCAGAGACATAGGTCTCATGCTTGAGGTTGAGGAAATCATCGACAGCGCATACGTCCTTGAAGTCTCCTCCCCCGGGCTGGAAAGAAAATTTTTCACTCCGGAGCAGATGTCCGCATACATCGGTAAAAAAGTGGACGTCGCCCTCGTATTTTCCATTGAAGGCCGCAAGAAATTCAAAGGCCTTCTTCAGGAAACCGACGAGGAAGGGCTCCTGCTCAAGCTCGAAGATCAGGAAGATCCCATCAAAATAGAATGGGACAGAATAAAGAAAGCAAAACTCATCCACGAGTTTAAATAA
- the nusA gene encoding transcription termination factor NusA, with product MGSELKKAIDQISKDRGIDRDLLIDTLEEAVRSSVARKYGDAMDIEVNFNEEAGEIEVYQFKVVAEEVEDEISEITLEEAKEHDPNVQIDDEMGFKLKVEDLGRIAAQSAKQVIIQRMRDAEQEIIYDEFKNRMHEIVSGIIQRRDRTGWIINLGRTEAVLPKNEQIPRERYKRGDRVQSFIIDVQKESRGPQIVVSRSHPDYMSALFKREVPEVDDATVKIMGVARDPGLRAKVAVNSLDRDVDPVGACVGIRGSRIQNIVQELRGERIDIVVWSQDIAKYAQNALSPAVITRIAVDEEEKTLEVVVPDDQLTVAIGRKGQNVKLASRLLGWKIDVFTESRYGEMNAASKGLDQLASVAEIPVDNFLSAGFETVSQVANASEEILMSISGMTSSKVSDMKSAIMLLGIGDAEEDAVEEEVAETVETDAPVEAEEQVADETAEDATDEEAEKASDEE from the coding sequence ATGGGTTCTGAACTCAAAAAGGCGATTGACCAGATCAGCAAGGACCGTGGGATCGACAGAGACCTGCTCATCGATACCCTTGAAGAAGCGGTACGTTCTTCTGTGGCCCGCAAATACGGCGACGCCATGGATATCGAGGTCAACTTCAATGAAGAAGCCGGTGAAATCGAAGTCTACCAGTTCAAGGTAGTTGCAGAAGAAGTTGAAGACGAAATCAGCGAAATCACCCTTGAGGAAGCAAAAGAACACGATCCCAACGTCCAGATCGACGATGAAATGGGCTTCAAGCTCAAAGTCGAAGACCTCGGCAGGATCGCCGCCCAGTCCGCCAAGCAGGTCATCATCCAGCGCATGCGCGATGCGGAACAGGAAATCATCTACGATGAATTCAAGAACCGCATGCACGAAATCGTCAGCGGCATCATCCAGCGCCGCGACCGTACAGGCTGGATCATCAACCTCGGCCGCACCGAAGCAGTTCTGCCCAAGAATGAGCAGATTCCCCGCGAAAGATACAAACGCGGTGACCGCGTCCAGTCTTTCATCATTGATGTGCAGAAAGAATCCCGCGGTCCCCAGATCGTGGTTTCCCGCTCACACCCGGACTACATGAGCGCACTTTTCAAAAGGGAAGTCCCCGAAGTGGACGACGCCACTGTTAAAATCATGGGTGTTGCCCGTGATCCGGGCCTGCGTGCCAAAGTGGCTGTGAACTCCCTTGACCGTGATGTTGACCCTGTTGGCGCATGTGTCGGTATTCGCGGTTCCCGCATCCAGAACATTGTTCAGGAACTTCGCGGCGAACGCATCGACATCGTCGTCTGGAGTCAGGATATCGCTAAATACGCCCAGAACGCCCTCTCCCCTGCGGTGATCACCAGAATCGCAGTAGATGAAGAGGAAAAGACCCTTGAAGTCGTGGTTCCCGATGATCAGCTCACCGTTGCCATCGGCCGCAAAGGACAGAACGTAAAGCTGGCTTCAAGACTGCTGGGCTGGAAAATCGACGTCTTCACTGAAAGCCGCTACGGCGAAATGAACGCCGCCAGCAAGGGCCTTGACCAGTTGGCCAGCGTTGCTGAAATTCCGGTAGACAATTTCCTCTCCGCAGGATTTGAAACCGTCAGCCAGGTCGCCAATGCTTCTGAGGAAATCCTCATGTCCATTTCCGGCATGACTTCCTCCAAAGTATCCGACATGAAGTCCGCGATCATGCTGCTGGGCATAGGTGATGCTGAAGAGGATGCAGTTGAAGAAGAAGTTGCAGAAACAGTTGAAACCGATGCTCCCGTTGAAGCGGAAGAGCAGGTTGCGGATGAAACCGCTGAAGACGCAACAGACGAAGAAGCAGAAAAAGCTTCTGACGAAGAATAA
- a CDS encoding YlxR family protein, with the protein MTGKDSTEKHVPTRSCVICRQRFAKEELSRFVVGKGASDSGLIPDEKKAMQGRGYYVCGNEKCLERFKFFRPRKKNFRG; encoded by the coding sequence TTGACCGGAAAGGACAGCACAGAAAAACATGTACCCACAAGGTCATGTGTCATTTGCAGGCAGCGTTTTGCCAAGGAAGAACTGTCCAGGTTCGTTGTGGGCAAGGGGGCTTCCGACAGCGGACTTATTCCGGATGAGAAAAAGGCAATGCAGGGTCGTGGATATTATGTCTGCGGCAACGAAAAGTGCCTTGAAAGATTTAAATTTTTTCGGCCACGGAAGAAGAACTTCAGGGGGTAG
- the infB gene encoding translation initiation factor IF-2, producing the protein MASKIKVKELAAELGVNAKDILQKLREHGVQAKSTVAAIEAEEADAVRKELSGKSGKVEQREVQPGVIVRRRKGGRKKAKEEAEAKEAPVKEEKQETPAEEKQEAPKEKAPEKKKPAKKAPAKSEKPKVKIIKPEELEKKEEAPASEEPAAPEAETPPAAKVAKEKEAVKEAPAEEKQDTPKEEAPEAPKAEAKAKAEKKPAAEGEKAKEAEPKKKKRKKKKEVEAPKVKIISRPDPNLQAAQRAAEGPGGARRRPGGDGPSDDRRGGRPGGGRPGGGRPGGGRPGGGRPGGPGGGRPGGPGGGRPGGGGGRPVPGAPAPGNDQSKKKKFKKDKRVVEFGKDYRKNDSERELESKFRGKKKGKKGRNRVEQTPVVQKPLKAAKRKIKFNEAIRLSDMAHQMGLKAQELIKTLFGLGVMATINQSLDLDTTTLLAAEFEYEVENVSYSEEELLVPTSEADKEEHLKPRPPIVTIMGHVDHGKTSLLDAIRHSAVTDGEAGGITQHIGAYHVSTDRGEIVFLDTPGHEAFTTMRMRGAQVTDIVILVVAADDGVMDQTREAISHSKAAGVPIVVAVNKMDKEGANPERVQRELADFDLVPEDWGGDTMFVPVSAKMGTGLDNLLEMVQLQAEVLELKANPDKGARGNIVEAKLDKGRGPVGTVLIQEGTINQGDPFVCGLYHGRVRAMFDDRGRKIKSAGPAFPVEIQGFDGIPEAGDEFICVADDKVARRIAQERKLKHRERELAGKSKVTLESFLASKPNQEVQTLNVVLKADVQGSLEAINEALAKLATEEIKVEVIHGGAGAITESDILLASASQAIIIGFNVRPTVKIKEIAEREEVEIRFYDIIYKLVGEIKDAMGGMLSPDIKEEYLGQAEVKQTFSVPKVGVIAGCYVVDGKLTRHAQVRLLRDGVVIYTGTLTSLKRFKDDAKEVAKGYECGVGLEKFNDIKEGDFIEAFEVVEVARTLE; encoded by the coding sequence ATGGCTTCAAAAATCAAAGTAAAGGAATTGGCCGCCGAGCTCGGGGTCAATGCCAAAGACATCCTTCAAAAGCTCCGCGAACACGGCGTGCAGGCGAAAAGCACTGTAGCCGCCATTGAAGCGGAAGAGGCAGATGCCGTCCGCAAGGAACTTTCCGGCAAGTCCGGCAAAGTGGAACAGCGCGAGGTTCAGCCCGGCGTTATCGTTCGCCGTCGTAAAGGCGGACGCAAAAAAGCGAAAGAAGAAGCGGAAGCAAAAGAAGCTCCCGTAAAAGAAGAGAAGCAGGAAACCCCTGCTGAAGAAAAACAGGAAGCTCCTAAAGAAAAGGCTCCTGAAAAGAAAAAGCCCGCCAAGAAGGCTCCCGCCAAAAGCGAGAAGCCCAAGGTAAAAATTATCAAGCCTGAAGAACTGGAAAAGAAAGAAGAAGCCCCCGCAAGCGAAGAACCCGCAGCTCCCGAAGCGGAAACGCCCCCCGCCGCCAAGGTAGCTAAAGAGAAAGAAGCCGTGAAGGAAGCTCCTGCTGAAGAAAAACAGGACACTCCCAAGGAAGAGGCTCCTGAAGCACCCAAGGCCGAAGCCAAAGCAAAAGCTGAGAAAAAGCCTGCGGCAGAAGGCGAAAAAGCCAAAGAGGCTGAGCCCAAGAAGAAAAAGCGCAAGAAGAAAAAAGAAGTAGAAGCGCCCAAAGTAAAAATTATTTCCAGACCTGATCCCAACCTTCAGGCTGCACAGCGTGCTGCAGAAGGTCCGGGCGGAGCAAGACGTCGTCCCGGCGGCGACGGACCTTCCGATGACCGTCGCGGTGGAAGACCCGGCGGTGGTCGTCCCGGTGGAGGCCGTCCCGGCGGCGGTAGACCCGGTGGTGGTCGTCCCGGCGGTCCCGGTGGTGGTCGTCCCGGTGGTCCCGGCGGCGGAAGGCCCGGTGGCGGCGGTGGAAGACCAGTTCCCGGTGCACCGGCTCCCGGCAATGATCAGAGCAAGAAGAAGAAATTCAAGAAAGACAAGCGCGTTGTCGAATTCGGTAAGGATTACCGCAAAAACGACAGCGAAAGAGAACTTGAAAGCAAGTTTCGCGGCAAGAAAAAAGGCAAGAAAGGCAGGAACCGCGTTGAGCAGACTCCTGTTGTTCAGAAGCCCCTCAAGGCCGCCAAACGTAAAATCAAGTTCAACGAGGCCATCCGTCTTTCCGACATGGCCCACCAGATGGGACTCAAAGCTCAGGAACTCATCAAGACCCTTTTCGGTCTCGGTGTAATGGCAACTATCAACCAGTCTCTGGATCTTGATACAACCACCCTGCTTGCTGCAGAGTTCGAATACGAAGTAGAAAACGTATCCTACTCCGAAGAAGAGCTGCTTGTACCTACCAGCGAAGCGGATAAGGAAGAGCACCTGAAACCCCGTCCGCCCATCGTGACCATCATGGGTCACGTTGACCACGGTAAAACATCCCTGCTGGATGCCATCCGCCACAGTGCGGTTACCGACGGCGAGGCAGGCGGCATCACCCAGCATATCGGTGCGTACCACGTTTCCACCGACCGCGGCGAAATCGTTTTCCTCGATACTCCCGGTCACGAAGCGTTTACCACCATGCGTATGCGCGGAGCACAGGTTACCGATATTGTTATCCTCGTAGTAGCTGCGGATGACGGCGTCATGGATCAGACCCGTGAAGCTATCTCCCACTCCAAAGCTGCAGGCGTACCCATCGTTGTTGCTGTCAACAAGATGGATAAGGAAGGAGCCAACCCCGAACGCGTACAGCGTGAACTGGCTGACTTCGACCTCGTTCCCGAAGACTGGGGCGGCGACACCATGTTCGTTCCCGTATCTGCTAAAATGGGTACCGGTCTGGACAACCTGCTCGAGATGGTTCAGCTGCAGGCTGAAGTTCTCGAACTCAAGGCCAACCCGGACAAGGGCGCACGCGGTAACATCGTTGAAGCCAAGCTCGACAAGGGCCGTGGTCCCGTGGGTACTGTCCTCATTCAGGAAGGTACCATCAATCAGGGCGATCCCTTTGTCTGCGGTCTCTACCACGGTCGTGTACGTGCCATGTTCGATGACCGCGGTCGCAAGATCAAATCCGCAGGTCCGGCATTCCCGGTCGAGATTCAGGGTTTTGACGGCATCCCCGAAGCTGGTGACGAGTTTATCTGCGTAGCTGACGACAAAGTGGCCCGCCGCATTGCTCAGGAACGTAAGCTCAAACACCGTGAACGCGAACTGGCAGGTAAATCCAAGGTTACCCTTGAATCCTTCCTCGCTTCCAAGCCGAATCAGGAAGTGCAGACCCTCAACGTTGTGCTCAAGGCTGACGTACAGGGTTCACTTGAAGCGATCAACGAAGCCCTTGCCAAGCTGGCTACCGAAGAGATCAAGGTTGAAGTCATCCACGGCGGTGCCGGTGCGATCACTGAATCCGACATCCTGCTGGCTTCCGCTTCACAGGCGATTATCATCGGCTTCAACGTAAGACCGACTGTGAAGATCAAGGAAATCGCAGAGCGCGAAGAAGTGGAAATCCGCTTCTACGACATCATCTACAAGCTGGTCGGAGAAATCAAAGACGCCATGGGCGGCATGCTCTCCCCGGATATCAAGGAAGAGTACCTCGGTCAGGCAGAAGTCAAGCAGACCTTCTCCGTACCCAAAGTCGGTGTTATCGCCGGTTGTTACGTGGTCGATGGCAAGCTGACCAGACATGCTCAGGTTCGTCTGCTGCGTGACGGCGTAGTTATCTACACCGGAACCCTGACTTCCCTGAAACGCTTCAAAGATGACGCCAAGGAAGTGGCCAAAGGCTACGAATGCGGTGTCGGTCTTGAGAAGTTCAACGACATCAAGGAAGGCGACTTCATCGAAGCCTTCGAGGTCGTGGAAGTAGCAAGAACACTCGAATAA
- a CDS encoding DUF503 domain-containing protein: MIIGVLSLEFRLHGNRSLKGKRKISLSLKQKLRNKFNLSVSEVEAMDSHERLVLAAVTVANETRKVESRLSKALAMIEAMAPAELIHCETEIFSS; this comes from the coding sequence ATGATCATCGGCGTACTCTCACTGGAATTCAGACTGCACGGAAACAGATCACTCAAGGGGAAACGCAAAATATCCCTCAGCCTGAAGCAGAAGCTTCGAAACAAGTTCAACCTCTCTGTATCCGAAGTTGAAGCAATGGACTCTCACGAAAGGCTGGTACTCGCCGCAGTGACTGTCGCCAATGAAACCCGCAAGGTGGAAAGCAGGCTATCCAAGGCTCTAGCCATGATTGAAGCCATGGCCCCGGCCGAGCTTATCCACTGCGAAACAGAAATTTTCAGTTCCTGA
- the rbfA gene encoding 30S ribosome-binding factor RbfA, whose product MKTSTSRRSVKMGDQIMREIATMLIEEIGDPRLEMVSISGVRMNKDNKIAEVMFTMAGDKDKIAAAVKALDKAKGFMRSKLSKRIRTRQIPELRFVHDNFLEEMVYGSSTERDMSDS is encoded by the coding sequence ATGAAAACTTCTACATCACGCCGCTCTGTAAAAATGGGCGACCAAATCATGCGCGAAATCGCCACCATGCTCATTGAAGAGATCGGTGACCCGCGTCTGGAGATGGTTTCCATCAGCGGAGTGCGTATGAATAAAGATAATAAAATCGCCGAGGTGATGTTCACCATGGCCGGGGACAAGGACAAGATTGCCGCTGCTGTAAAGGCACTGGACAAAGCCAAAGGCTTCATGCGTTCCAAGCTCAGCAAACGTATTCGCACCCGCCAGATTCCCGAACTCAGGTTCGTGCACGACAACTTCCTCGAGGAGATGGTTTATGGAAGCTCGACTGAAAGAGATATGTCGGATTCTTAA
- a CDS encoding bifunctional oligoribonuclease/PAP phosphatase NrnA — MEARLKEICRILKEEDDFLVAAHFNPDGDALGSTAAMGYILEKLGKRYRLYNQSGMPEAMEWFETPAPILTEIPKGFEGWYIILDCGDAPRMGETLMNAMDPEKSINIDHHMGNSGFAAVNWVDTNRPAVGEMVTLIARELKISLSGRLGESIYLSIATDTGFFTYNNTKPETLEIIADIIRYGLDLGEFVPKIRNQWTMKRINLWATALGKIEMHHDGQTAMLFIPQEMLDEAGAAGSDCEGLVSFILRIKGVRVAVLIREDSPMRYKFSLRSQSRDNVQVVASLFGGGGHKNASGGLIENAPETVRERLITAIGDKVMN; from the coding sequence ATGGAAGCTCGACTGAAAGAGATATGTCGGATTCTTAAAGAAGAAGACGACTTTCTCGTAGCAGCGCACTTCAATCCGGACGGGGATGCCCTGGGTTCCACCGCTGCCATGGGATACATTCTTGAAAAGCTTGGAAAACGCTACAGGTTATACAACCAGAGCGGCATGCCCGAAGCCATGGAATGGTTCGAGACTCCCGCACCTATTCTGACCGAAATCCCTAAAGGGTTCGAGGGCTGGTACATCATCCTTGATTGCGGTGATGCGCCGCGCATGGGCGAAACGCTCATGAACGCCATGGACCCGGAAAAATCCATCAATATCGACCACCACATGGGCAACTCCGGCTTTGCCGCCGTGAACTGGGTGGATACCAACCGCCCGGCAGTAGGTGAAATGGTCACCCTCATTGCCCGCGAACTGAAAATTTCCCTTTCCGGCAGGCTGGGCGAGTCCATTTACCTGTCCATTGCCACGGATACCGGTTTTTTCACCTACAACAACACCAAGCCCGAGACCCTTGAAATCATCGCGGACATCATCCGCTACGGTCTCGATCTCGGTGAGTTTGTACCCAAAATCCGCAACCAGTGGACCATGAAACGCATCAATCTCTGGGCCACCGCGCTGGGCAAGATTGAAATGCACCATGACGGACAGACCGCCATGCTCTTCATCCCGCAGGAAATGCTCGATGAAGCAGGTGCAGCAGGTTCGGACTGCGAAGGACTGGTCAGTTTTATCCTGCGCATCAAGGGCGTACGCGTGGCAGTGCTCATCCGCGAGGACAGCCCCATGCGCTACAAGTTCAGCCTGCGTTCCCAGTCCCGCGACAACGTACAGGTTGTAGCCTCCCTCTTCGGAGGCGGCGGTCACAAGAACGCTTCCGGCGGCTTGATTGAGAATGCACCGGAAACCGTCCGCGAAAGACTTATCACAGCAATTGGCGATAAGGTCATGAATTAA
- the truB gene encoding tRNA pseudouridine(55) synthase TruB produces MGRKPKKSPFQKHGVLVLNKPSGPTSADCLNSIKRELKQYKIGHAGTLDPLAEGVLLVMLGQATKLGPYLLGHDKVYTGSLSIGRTTDTYDIQGTETSTGDISEITEKMVENEILHWNDLTSQEVPAYSAAKHKGKPLYELARKGEETPVKIKSIEIFDAEPLEVTLPLARFRVGCSAGTYIRSLVHSLGSRLGCGAVMESLRREESRPYRLSEAHNLDEVLADPEGFEARIIPLADALPHWHRFTVSEDMSGAIKNGTRIPVADIAADQEIIEGERAMFLEPDGTALALMETKQIDDKLLWVILRGLWG; encoded by the coding sequence ATGGGAAGAAAACCAAAAAAAAGTCCATTCCAGAAGCACGGCGTTCTGGTTCTTAATAAGCCCAGCGGCCCCACTTCTGCTGATTGCCTCAATTCCATCAAGCGCGAATTGAAGCAGTACAAAATCGGCCATGCCGGGACCCTTGATCCTCTGGCGGAGGGCGTACTGCTGGTCATGCTCGGTCAGGCCACAAAGTTAGGGCCTTATTTACTCGGACATGATAAAGTATACACTGGCAGCTTAAGTATCGGTAGAACTACAGACACTTACGATATTCAGGGAACTGAAACATCCACCGGAGACATTTCCGAAATTACGGAAAAAATGGTGGAAAATGAAATTTTACACTGGAATGACTTGACTAGTCAGGAAGTTCCTGCCTATTCGGCTGCAAAGCATAAAGGCAAACCGCTCTATGAACTGGCCAGAAAAGGGGAAGAAACCCCGGTCAAGATCAAGAGCATTGAAATATTTGACGCAGAACCGCTGGAAGTGACTCTGCCACTGGCCCGTTTCCGGGTTGGGTGCTCTGCCGGCACCTATATTCGCTCCCTGGTCCATAGCTTGGGGTCGCGGCTCGGATGCGGCGCGGTAATGGAATCACTTAGGCGTGAAGAAAGCCGACCTTATCGGCTCAGTGAAGCGCACAACCTCGACGAGGTTCTTGCCGATCCTGAAGGATTCGAGGCACGGATTATTCCCCTTGCGGATGCCCTGCCCCACTGGCACAGGTTTACCGTTTCGGAAGACATGTCAGGAGCCATCAAGAACGGAACAAGAATCCCTGTCGCGGATATTGCTGCTGATCAGGAAATTATCGAAGGAGAAAGGGCAATGTTCCTTGAACCTGACGGTACCGCTCTGGCTCTAATGGAGACAAAGCAGATCGACGATAAGCTTCTCTGGGTAATTCTTCGCGGCCTGTGGGGCTGA
- the rpsO gene encoding 30S ribosomal protein S15: MVMTAEDKAKVIEEYQTKEGDTGSPEVQVALLTARIKYLTDHFKSHKKDFHSRTGLLKMVGQRRNILKYLKSKDIQRYRDLIARLGLRK; the protein is encoded by the coding sequence ATGGTTATGACTGCTGAAGACAAGGCAAAAGTAATTGAAGAATACCAGACCAAAGAAGGTGACACCGGTTCCCCTGAAGTACAGGTTGCTCTTCTTACCGCAAGAATCAAGTACCTGACCGACCACTTCAAGAGCCACAAAAAGGATTTCCACTCCCGCACCGGCCTGCTCAAAATGGTCGGCCAGCGCAGAAACATCCTGAAGTACCTGAAGTCCAAAGACATTCAGCGTTACCGCGATCTTATTGCAAGACTTGGTCTGCGCAAATAA